One genomic region from Amycolatopsis sp. FBCC-B4732 encodes:
- a CDS encoding sugar ABC transporter substrate-binding protein, giving the protein MAYRRIRLLAAALSVVALASTACSGGAGDDQNIALRMTVWTTDKNQLALFDSIATEYRKTHPEVASVKFDVVPGDTSAYSAALTTQLSGGNPPDLAWILERDAPDFVQSGALTDLKPTLDTAAGYNAGELVPSATKLWTKDSGLYAYPFSTSPFGMFYNKNLLAQAGITETPDRLVASGQWTWDAAKRIAAQVAAKDTGKAGLVIREFEYKQWVLLASVWRGFGADAWGPDGKTCGFASPEMTSAMTFLHQAIFTDKALPGPGTTADFFAGESGLTIAQISRAGLLKAKPFEWGIVPLPAGPKANAQVIGQAGIGVPVKGKHAKAAADFLAFFTNPANSAKLGQYFPPARDSLLNAATLAKANPLFSQDQLQNVVVNGIKNGAVLPSHTGSARIASLVQSALDPMWKPDANVPAALAGVCQAIDPALSR; this is encoded by the coding sequence GTGGCCTACCGGAGAATCCGGCTGCTCGCCGCGGCCCTGTCCGTCGTCGCACTGGCTTCGACGGCGTGCTCGGGCGGCGCCGGCGACGACCAGAACATCGCACTGCGCATGACCGTCTGGACGACGGACAAGAACCAGCTCGCCCTCTTCGACTCCATCGCCACCGAGTACCGCAAGACCCACCCCGAGGTCGCGTCGGTCAAGTTCGACGTCGTCCCGGGTGACACGAGCGCTTACTCCGCCGCGCTCACCACCCAGCTCTCCGGCGGCAACCCGCCGGACCTCGCGTGGATCCTGGAACGCGACGCCCCCGACTTCGTCCAGTCCGGCGCGCTCACCGACCTCAAGCCCACATTGGACACTGCCGCCGGGTACAACGCGGGCGAACTGGTCCCGTCGGCGACGAAGCTGTGGACCAAGGACAGCGGCCTGTACGCCTACCCGTTCTCGACGTCGCCGTTCGGCATGTTCTACAACAAGAACCTGCTGGCCCAGGCCGGGATCACCGAGACGCCCGACCGGCTGGTCGCGAGTGGACAGTGGACGTGGGACGCCGCCAAGCGGATCGCCGCGCAGGTCGCCGCCAAGGACACCGGCAAGGCGGGCCTGGTCATCCGCGAGTTCGAGTACAAGCAGTGGGTGCTGCTCGCCTCGGTGTGGCGCGGTTTCGGCGCCGACGCCTGGGGCCCGGACGGCAAGACGTGCGGGTTCGCCTCGCCGGAGATGACGTCCGCGATGACGTTCCTGCACCAGGCGATCTTCACCGACAAAGCCCTGCCCGGCCCGGGGACGACGGCGGACTTCTTCGCCGGCGAAAGCGGGCTGACCATCGCGCAGATCAGCCGCGCCGGGCTGCTGAAGGCCAAGCCGTTCGAGTGGGGCATCGTCCCGCTGCCCGCCGGGCCCAAGGCGAACGCGCAGGTCATCGGCCAGGCCGGGATCGGCGTGCCGGTCAAGGGCAAGCACGCCAAGGCCGCGGCGGACTTCCTCGCGTTCTTCACCAACCCGGCCAACTCGGCGAAGCTCGGCCAGTACTTCCCGCCGGCCCGCGACAGCCTGCTCAACGCGGCCACGCTGGCCAAGGCGAACCCGCTGTTCAGCCAGGACCAGCTGCAGAACGTGGTGGTGAACGGGATCAAGAACGGTGCGGTGCTGCCGTCGCACACCGGCAGCGCGCGGATCGCGTCGCTCGTCCAGTCCGCTTTGGACCCGATGTGGAAGCCGGACGCGAACGTGCCCGCCGCGCTGGCCGGGGTCTGCCAGGCCATCGACCCGGCACTGAGCCGATGA
- a CDS encoding LacI family DNA-binding transcriptional regulator: protein MTAGSGRVTQAQVARLAGVSQAVVSMVLNGSDSLRITPETRDRVQQVLRETGYTVDIMGRRLRGGSNQILGVFTYESVFPSGVADFYRPFLLGIEEEAEQQGFDLLLFTSGGRRDGRRRIYESGTNRLRIADGSILLGRHNDPQELAQLVEEQFPFVFVGRRESPTGPISYVGADYVAATREVHEWLWGLGHRRIGLLSVTEENEPTLDRRAGYEAAARKHRRPPLVFLAEDPAVALRQALDEGVTALLVESSAMADGILACAHDLGLTVPEDLSLVVLGDADPSQQPHAHAVPSTATDWSMFRIPRHEMGVHAVRVLVELLKNPRSRQLLLPCRIHEGATAAGPSTTDSH, encoded by the coding sequence ATGACGGCGGGTTCGGGCCGGGTCACGCAGGCCCAGGTGGCGCGCCTGGCCGGCGTCTCGCAGGCCGTCGTGTCCATGGTGCTCAACGGCTCCGACAGCCTGCGCATCACCCCGGAGACCCGCGACCGCGTGCAGCAGGTGCTCCGCGAAACCGGGTACACCGTGGACATCATGGGCCGTCGCCTGCGCGGCGGGTCCAACCAGATCCTCGGCGTCTTCACCTACGAGTCGGTGTTCCCGTCCGGGGTGGCCGACTTCTACCGGCCGTTCCTGCTCGGCATCGAGGAGGAAGCCGAGCAGCAGGGCTTCGACCTGCTGCTGTTCACCAGCGGTGGCCGCCGCGACGGGCGCCGCCGCATCTACGAATCCGGCACGAACCGGCTGCGCATCGCCGACGGCTCGATCCTGCTGGGCCGGCACAACGACCCGCAGGAGCTCGCGCAGCTGGTCGAGGAGCAGTTCCCGTTCGTGTTCGTCGGCCGCCGCGAGTCGCCGACCGGGCCGATCAGCTACGTCGGGGCGGACTACGTCGCCGCCACCCGTGAGGTCCACGAGTGGCTGTGGGGGCTCGGGCACCGCCGGATCGGGCTGCTCAGCGTCACCGAGGAGAACGAGCCGACGCTCGACCGCCGCGCCGGCTACGAGGCCGCCGCGCGCAAGCACCGCCGTCCGCCGCTCGTCTTCCTGGCCGAAGACCCGGCGGTCGCGCTGCGGCAGGCGCTCGACGAGGGTGTCACGGCGTTGCTCGTCGAGAGCTCGGCGATGGCCGACGGCATCCTGGCGTGCGCGCACGACCTGGGGCTGACCGTGCCCGAGGACCTTTCGCTCGTCGTGCTGGGCGACGCCGACCCGTCGCAGCAGCCGCACGCGCACGCCGTGCCGAGCACCGCGACCGACTGGTCGATGTTCCGCATCCCGCGCCACGAAATGGGCGTGCACGCCGTGCGCGTGCTCGTCGAGCTGTTGAAGAACCCCCGGTCGCGCCAGCTGCTCCTGCCGTGCCGGATCCACGAGGGCGCCACCGCGGCCGGACCCTCCACAACAGACTCCCACTGA
- a CDS encoding RNA polymerase subunit sigma-70, whose product MSAEVLVGSARLRDEFDSHRPALLAHCYRMTGSYQDAEDVVQETYLRAARGVGAFEGRSSLKTWLYRIATNTCLTELKHRRVLPAGLGAPSSDPDARVFEGGSHAWLGPLPDAVLGDPGEVVVRRESVRLALIAALQHLPARQRAAFLLREVLSWSAAEIAETLDISVPAVKSLLQRARQRLDELDLDAPPPDVAVERALLDRYLAAFEAQDTAAIRTVIHDDFSLEAVPHPVWFKGVSVCLPFLERYAFQSDRAIRLRPTRANGQPAAGSYRPDAGGVLRAEGLWVFTVTGERLSRAVKFPGPELVTAAGLPARLA is encoded by the coding sequence ATGTCAGCTGAGGTGCTGGTCGGGAGCGCGCGGCTGCGGGACGAGTTCGACTCGCACCGCCCCGCGCTGCTCGCCCACTGCTACCGGATGACCGGGTCCTACCAGGACGCGGAAGACGTCGTCCAGGAGACGTACCTGCGGGCGGCGCGCGGGGTCGGCGCGTTCGAAGGGCGTTCGTCGCTGAAGACGTGGCTGTACCGGATCGCGACCAACACGTGCCTGACCGAGCTGAAGCACCGGCGCGTGCTGCCCGCCGGGCTGGGGGCGCCGTCGAGCGATCCGGACGCCCGGGTCTTCGAGGGCGGGTCGCACGCGTGGCTCGGGCCGCTGCCCGACGCGGTGCTCGGCGACCCGGGCGAGGTCGTCGTCCGGCGCGAGTCGGTGCGGCTGGCGCTGATCGCGGCCCTCCAGCACCTGCCGGCGCGGCAGCGGGCGGCGTTCCTGCTGCGGGAGGTCCTGTCGTGGTCCGCCGCCGAGATCGCGGAGACGCTCGACATCAGCGTCCCCGCGGTGAAGAGCCTGCTGCAGCGGGCCCGGCAGCGGCTCGACGAACTCGACCTCGACGCGCCGCCACCGGACGTGGCGGTCGAACGGGCGCTGCTCGACCGCTACCTGGCGGCGTTCGAGGCCCAGGACACCGCGGCCATCCGGACCGTCATCCACGACGACTTCAGCCTCGAAGCCGTGCCGCACCCGGTGTGGTTCAAGGGGGTCAGCGTGTGCCTGCCGTTCCTGGAGCGCTACGCGTTCCAGTCGGACCGGGCGATCCGGCTGCGGCCCACGCGCGCCAACGGCCAGCCCGCGGCGGGCAGCTACCGCCCGGACGCCGGGGGAGTCCTGCGCGCGGAGGGGCTGTGGGTGTTCACGGTGACGGGGGAGCGCCTGTCGCGGGCGGTCAAGTTCCCCGGCCCGGAGCTCGTCACGGCCGCGGGGCTGCCAGCCCGGCTGGCTTGA
- a CDS encoding FAD-dependent oxidoreductase, whose product MTELGTEILVVGGGLGGVAAALAAASHGRRVVLTEETDWLGGQLTAQAVPPDENPWIERFGSTRTYRELRTGIRDHYRRHYPLRAEAAKRAELNPGAGRVSKLCHEPRVALAVLEAMLAPHVSAGRIRVLRDHRPVEVHTDGDRVDAVTLESGPDRLTVRARYVLDATENGDLLPLAGTEHVTGAEAKSTHGEPHAPGEADPANLQGITYCFAVSHHEGENHVVDRPAMYSFWRDYQPGFWPGPLLGFVAPDPRTLEPVKRTFVPNPPGDPLAVAADQSADAGDKELWAFRRILARNLHTDGAFDSDITLVNWPLNDYWLKPALTIPGHTTEADVAKAHEEAKQLSLSVLYWLQTEAPRADGGTGFPGLKLRPDVTGTRDGLAKSAYVREARRIKAVTTVTEHDVSAEILGVDGRVRREDAVGVGSYRIDLHPSTGGDGYIDVASVPYEIPLGALLPVRTTNLLPAGKNIGTTHITNGCFRLHPVEWNIGEVAGLLAAFALGEDVEPKAVREDARLFEDFARVLDVAGVERRWPEVRGY is encoded by the coding sequence ATGACGGAACTGGGCACCGAGATTCTCGTCGTCGGTGGTGGACTCGGCGGGGTCGCCGCCGCGCTGGCCGCGGCGAGCCACGGCCGCCGGGTCGTGCTGACCGAAGAGACCGACTGGCTCGGCGGCCAGCTCACCGCGCAAGCCGTTCCGCCGGACGAAAATCCGTGGATCGAGCGGTTCGGGTCCACTCGCACCTACCGCGAGCTGCGCACCGGGATCCGCGACCACTACCGCCGCCATTACCCGCTCCGCGCCGAAGCCGCGAAGCGGGCGGAGCTCAACCCCGGGGCCGGGCGGGTCAGCAAGCTCTGCCACGAGCCGCGGGTGGCGCTGGCCGTGCTCGAAGCCATGCTCGCGCCGCACGTCAGTGCCGGGCGGATCCGCGTCCTGCGCGACCACCGGCCCGTCGAGGTGCACACCGACGGGGATCGCGTCGACGCCGTGACGCTCGAAAGCGGCCCCGACCGGCTCACCGTCCGGGCCCGGTACGTCCTCGACGCCACCGAGAACGGCGACCTCCTGCCGCTCGCCGGCACCGAGCACGTCACCGGCGCCGAAGCCAAGAGCACGCACGGCGAACCCCACGCCCCCGGCGAAGCCGACCCGGCCAACCTGCAGGGCATCACCTACTGCTTCGCGGTTTCCCACCACGAAGGCGAAAACCACGTCGTCGACCGGCCCGCGATGTACAGCTTCTGGCGCGACTACCAGCCGGGCTTCTGGCCCGGCCCGCTCCTCGGTTTCGTCGCCCCGGACCCACGGACGCTCGAGCCGGTCAAACGCACCTTCGTCCCCAACCCGCCCGGCGACCCCCTCGCCGTGGCCGCCGACCAGAGCGCCGACGCCGGGGACAAGGAACTGTGGGCCTTCCGCCGCATCCTCGCCCGCAACCTGCACACCGACGGCGCCTTCGACTCCGACATCACGCTCGTCAACTGGCCGCTCAACGACTACTGGCTCAAGCCCGCGCTCACCATCCCCGGTCACACGACCGAAGCGGACGTGGCGAAAGCGCACGAGGAAGCCAAACAGCTGAGCCTCTCCGTCCTGTACTGGCTCCAGACCGAGGCACCCCGCGCCGACGGCGGCACCGGCTTCCCCGGGCTCAAGCTCCGCCCCGACGTCACCGGCACGAGGGACGGGCTCGCGAAGTCCGCGTACGTCCGCGAAGCCCGCCGCATCAAGGCCGTCACGACCGTCACCGAACACGACGTCTCGGCCGAGATCCTCGGCGTCGATGGCCGCGTGCGCCGCGAAGACGCCGTCGGGGTCGGGAGCTACCGGATCGACCTGCACCCGTCGACCGGCGGGGACGGCTACATCGACGTCGCCAGCGTGCCGTACGAGATCCCGCTCGGGGCGCTGCTGCCCGTCCGCACCACCAACCTGCTGCCCGCCGGCAAGAACATCGGCACCACGCACATCACGAACGGCTGCTTCCGGCTGCACCCCGTGGAGTGGAACATCGGCGAGGTCGCCGGGCTGCTCGCCGCTTTCGCCCTCGGCGAGGACGTCGAACCGAAAGCCGTGCGCGAGGACGCCCGGCTCTTCGAGGACTTCGCGCGGGTACTGGACGTCGCCGGGGTGGAACGCCGGTGGCCGGAAGTGCGGGGGTACTGA
- a CDS encoding TetR/AcrR family transcriptional regulator — protein MGRTRPGDARGKVLEAASTLFYRDGIHVVGVDTVAAEAGVTKAALYGNFGSKGRLVVAYLRERDRLWQEQVDEITAACPDPRERVLAVFDAYEAWSSRDGYRGCAFLNATSEFPDPADPVREVVRHHKTALHGYLRAQVTRAGEPDGLADELMLLLEGATVRSVVAQNAEPFRTAKRLAARLIGNQPV, from the coding sequence ATGGGCCGGACTCGCCCCGGCGACGCGCGGGGGAAGGTGCTCGAGGCGGCCTCGACGCTGTTCTACCGGGACGGCATCCACGTGGTCGGCGTCGACACGGTGGCCGCCGAGGCGGGCGTGACGAAGGCGGCTCTGTACGGGAACTTCGGTTCGAAGGGCCGGCTCGTGGTGGCGTACCTGCGGGAGCGCGATCGTTTGTGGCAGGAGCAGGTCGACGAGATCACGGCGGCCTGTCCGGACCCGCGGGAGCGGGTGCTGGCGGTGTTCGACGCCTACGAGGCTTGGTCGTCCCGCGACGGGTATCGCGGTTGCGCGTTCCTGAACGCGACTTCGGAGTTCCCGGACCCGGCCGATCCCGTGCGTGAGGTCGTCCGCCACCACAAGACTGCGCTGCACGGGTACCTGCGGGCGCAGGTCACGCGCGCGGGGGAGCCCGACGGGCTGGCCGACGAGCTGATGCTCCTGCTGGAGGGAGCCACGGTCCGGTCGGTGGTCGCCCAGAACGCGGAGCCGTTCCGCACGGCCAAGCGGTTGGCCGCCAGGCTGATCGGCAACCAGCCCGTCTGA
- a CDS encoding carbohydrate ABC transporter permease, whose protein sequence is MSRRAKIACYAVMVVLAVPFVFPTWWMITASLLPANEVLAYPPKLFPDQPQWENYRVAFTGFPLARQYFNSLYIAVLVTLGTMFFSSLAGYAFARIRFRGEKLFALILIGLMVPSEVTIIPLFRVVDDLGLTNTHWPLIVVPIFGAPSVLATFVMRQFFITIPGELEEAGRLDGLSRFGLYRRVALPIAKPALAAVAIFTFLNTWNFFLEPLVYLTDKDMFTLPVALTQYVDVYGGHLWNVQLAAAATTVVPVLVVFIIAQRQFVEGLAQSGLKG, encoded by the coding sequence ATGAGTCGTAGGGCGAAGATCGCCTGCTACGCGGTGATGGTCGTGCTGGCCGTGCCGTTCGTGTTCCCCACCTGGTGGATGATCACGGCGTCGCTGCTGCCGGCCAACGAAGTCCTCGCGTACCCGCCGAAGCTGTTCCCGGACCAGCCGCAGTGGGAGAACTACCGGGTCGCGTTCACCGGCTTCCCGTTGGCGCGGCAGTACTTCAACAGCCTTTACATCGCCGTGCTCGTCACGCTCGGCACGATGTTCTTCTCCTCGCTCGCCGGGTACGCGTTCGCCCGCATCCGGTTCCGCGGCGAGAAGCTGTTCGCGCTGATCCTCATCGGGCTGATGGTGCCCAGCGAAGTCACGATCATCCCGCTGTTCCGGGTGGTCGACGACCTCGGCCTGACGAACACGCACTGGCCGCTCATCGTCGTCCCGATCTTCGGGGCGCCGAGCGTGCTGGCGACGTTCGTGATGCGCCAGTTCTTCATCACGATCCCCGGCGAACTCGAAGAAGCGGGCCGGCTCGACGGCCTTTCGCGGTTCGGGCTCTACCGGCGTGTCGCCCTGCCGATCGCGAAACCCGCACTGGCCGCGGTGGCGATCTTCACCTTCCTCAACACCTGGAACTTCTTCCTGGAACCGCTGGTCTACCTGACCGACAAGGACATGTTCACCCTGCCGGTGGCGCTGACGCAGTACGTCGACGTCTACGGCGGTCACCTCTGGAACGTCCAGCTCGCCGCCGCGGCCACGACCGTCGTGCCGGTGCTGGTCGTGTTCATCATCGCGCAACGCCAGTTCGTCGAAGGCCTCGCCCAAAGCGGCCTCAAAGGCTAG
- a CDS encoding carbohydrate ABC transporter permease: MTWTSRKREELAGWLFIAPQALGFLAFVVAPLVAVVWYSFQDVNLLAGTSSFAGAGNYAKLFDDPTAPKVARATAIFCVGLVVLNLVLALSLALLLNLKLRGTTVFRTVFFSPVVVTLVAWTIVWNFLLQDNGGVNALLQTIGVDGPNWLRGNGTAMLSVIVVQVLKNVGLNMVLFLAALQGIPASITEASQLDGAGPWRRFRSVILPMISPTTLLTAIITVAGALQVFAQIQVLTLGGPADSTNVLVFYFYQQAFANHDLGYGSALAVVLFLVILVLTLLQWRMRKRWVFHES, encoded by the coding sequence ATGACGTGGACGTCGAGGAAGCGCGAGGAACTGGCAGGGTGGCTCTTCATCGCCCCGCAAGCCCTCGGGTTCCTCGCCTTCGTCGTGGCGCCGCTGGTCGCGGTGGTCTGGTACAGCTTCCAGGACGTGAACCTGCTCGCCGGGACGTCGTCGTTCGCGGGCGCGGGCAACTACGCCAAGCTCTTCGACGACCCGACCGCGCCGAAGGTCGCCCGCGCGACGGCGATCTTCTGCGTCGGCCTGGTCGTGCTCAACCTGGTGCTGGCGCTGTCGCTGGCGTTGCTGCTGAATCTGAAGCTGCGCGGTACCACGGTGTTCCGCACGGTCTTCTTCTCGCCGGTGGTCGTCACGCTCGTCGCCTGGACGATCGTGTGGAACTTCCTCCTGCAGGACAACGGCGGCGTCAACGCGCTGCTGCAGACGATCGGCGTCGACGGGCCGAACTGGCTGCGCGGCAACGGCACCGCGATGCTGTCGGTGATCGTGGTGCAGGTGCTGAAAAACGTCGGCCTCAACATGGTGCTGTTCCTGGCCGCGCTGCAGGGGATCCCGGCGTCGATCACGGAGGCGTCGCAATTGGACGGTGCCGGGCCGTGGCGGCGGTTCCGCTCGGTGATCCTGCCGATGATCAGCCCGACCACGCTGCTCACCGCGATCATCACCGTCGCCGGTGCGCTGCAGGTGTTCGCGCAGATCCAGGTGCTGACCCTCGGTGGCCCCGCCGACAGCACCAACGTCCTGGTGTTCTACTTCTACCAGCAGGCTTTCGCCAACCACGACCTCGGCTACGGCTCCGCGCTGGCCGTCGTGCTGTTCCTCGTCATCCTCGTGCTCACGCTGCTGCAGTGGCGGATGCGGAAGCGGTGGGTGTTCCATGAGTCGTAG
- a CDS encoding cell wall metabolism sensor histidine kinase WalK, producing MTRSFPRRRSLVVRLTGVSLLIALASIAATAWLAVQTTTRAIQQEQGQALSGDATIYTELLGYAAANHTWGQVGPRLKALSEQTGRRIVLTTLDRHVLGDSGGTPVTLPVKATASVDPLHVDPVLLPQAGTSGIDPRAAGPFRLPQSERDELAAVARKATACLAMVGLPSQVRESPSGRAQLTGLDPLSARYFASKCGLYELAAPTPTEESALRSLDETVNRCLRSQGADPVKLGLDLEVLDVPDQRPTQGCLDSARREQLTPFVAPPALLFTLGPGGSQLPTFTLSRENLTRILAVTGGVLVLAVALTVLVATRLSRPLRALTEAAQQDRPAPVKSRDEVGYLATAFNDLTARRERIEELRKAMVSDIAHELRNPLNVIRGRLEAAEDGHLPFDHALSASLLEETVLLQHIVDDLQDLAAADAGQLRLHPEPLDAAELAGHVVVAQADRAAAAGVGLTVEAAGDTALAADPVRLRQVVGNLVTNAIRHTPAGGRVTIHVSSTVDEVVLAVADTGTGIAAADLPHVFDRFWRAEKSRSRQTGGSGLGLAIVRHLVHAHGGTVTVESEVDSGSTFTVHFPRA from the coding sequence ATGACGCGTAGCTTCCCCCGGCGGCGCAGCCTCGTCGTCCGGCTCACCGGCGTCTCGCTGCTCATCGCGCTCGCCTCGATCGCCGCGACCGCGTGGCTCGCGGTGCAGACCACCACGCGCGCGATCCAGCAGGAGCAGGGCCAGGCGCTCTCCGGCGACGCGACGATCTACACCGAGCTGCTCGGCTACGCGGCGGCCAACCACACGTGGGGCCAGGTCGGCCCGCGGCTGAAAGCGCTGTCCGAGCAGACCGGCCGCCGGATCGTGCTGACCACCCTCGACCGGCACGTCCTCGGCGACTCCGGCGGCACCCCGGTCACGCTGCCGGTCAAGGCGACCGCGTCGGTCGACCCGCTGCACGTCGACCCGGTGCTGCTGCCGCAGGCCGGCACGAGCGGGATCGACCCGCGGGCGGCCGGCCCGTTCCGGCTGCCGCAGTCCGAACGCGACGAGCTCGCCGCCGTGGCCCGGAAGGCCACCGCCTGCCTCGCCATGGTCGGCCTTCCCAGCCAGGTGCGGGAGTCGCCGAGCGGGCGGGCGCAGCTCACCGGGCTGGACCCGCTGTCCGCTCGCTACTTCGCTTCGAAGTGCGGCCTGTACGAGCTGGCCGCGCCGACGCCGACCGAGGAAAGCGCGCTCCGCAGCCTCGACGAAACCGTGAACCGCTGCCTGCGGAGCCAGGGCGCGGACCCGGTGAAACTGGGCCTCGACCTGGAGGTCCTCGACGTCCCCGACCAGCGGCCGACCCAGGGCTGCCTCGACTCGGCCCGCCGCGAGCAGCTGACGCCGTTCGTCGCGCCGCCCGCGTTGCTGTTCACGCTCGGCCCGGGCGGGTCGCAGCTGCCGACGTTCACGCTGTCCCGGGAGAACCTGACCCGGATCCTCGCGGTGACCGGCGGCGTGCTGGTGCTGGCCGTCGCGCTCACGGTGCTGGTGGCGACCCGGCTGTCCCGCCCGCTGCGGGCGCTGACCGAAGCGGCGCAACAGGACCGCCCGGCGCCGGTCAAGTCCCGCGACGAAGTGGGGTACCTCGCGACCGCGTTCAACGACCTCACCGCGCGGCGGGAGCGCATCGAGGAGCTACGCAAGGCGATGGTCAGCGACATCGCGCACGAGCTGCGCAACCCGCTCAACGTCATCCGCGGCCGGCTGGAGGCCGCCGAGGACGGCCACCTGCCCTTCGACCACGCCCTGAGCGCGTCGCTGCTCGAGGAAACCGTGCTGCTGCAGCACATCGTCGACGACCTGCAGGACCTCGCCGCGGCCGACGCCGGGCAGCTCCGGCTGCACCCCGAGCCGCTCGACGCGGCCGAGCTGGCCGGGCACGTCGTCGTCGCGCAGGCCGACCGGGCCGCCGCGGCCGGTGTCGGGCTCACCGTCGAGGCCGCCGGCGACACCGCGCTGGCCGCCGATCCGGTGCGGCTGCGGCAGGTCGTCGGCAACCTGGTGACGAACGCGATCCGGCACACCCCCGCCGGCGGCCGGGTGACGATCCACGTTTCCTCCACTGTGGACGAAGTGGTGCTCGCCGTGGCGGACACCGGCACCGGGATCGCCGCCGCGGACCTGCCGCACGTGTTCGACCGGTTCTGGCGGGCCGAGAAGTCCCGCAGCCGCCAGACCGGCGGCAGCGGGCTCGGCCTCGCCATCGTGCGCCACCTCGTGCACGCCCACGGCGGCACGGTGACCGTCGAGTCCGAAGTGGACAGCGGATCGACGTTCACCGTCCACTTCCCCCGGGCGTAG
- a CDS encoding MFS transporter: protein MATKTRETTSWWPLAAAGAGVIALCYGFARYAYGLFVPRFTETFGLTTVGIGVLGGLSTAGYAAGLLLAPKTSARSARGTVLLAGAAATTGLALMAAAPHVTVFAAGIVVAGAGAGLVSPGVAQLISESESENPARAQTWANTGTGLGLAASAFTPLLALGWPVVWAAFAGLGAAMTLLAWRTLPHTTPQPATAGSTNTTPLVLNSVLIGVTSAPYWTFSGSRLAEAGLSPVAATWCWFAIGVAGLLGGLAGRVADRVGLRAANLATWTLAAAGLALLGVPGLGPKSALISSALFGSTYMALTGLCIVWAARVSPARPARGVTWSFVGLGAGQTAAAPLAGAAAGAFGLGPVFILTGLVALLAWTPWVKPAGLAAPRP, encoded by the coding sequence ATGGCGACCAAGACACGAGAAACGACGTCCTGGTGGCCCCTCGCCGCAGCCGGCGCGGGGGTCATCGCCCTCTGCTACGGGTTCGCGCGCTACGCCTACGGACTGTTCGTCCCCCGCTTCACCGAGACGTTCGGGCTCACCACCGTCGGCATCGGCGTCCTCGGCGGACTGTCGACCGCCGGCTACGCGGCGGGACTGCTCCTCGCCCCGAAGACTTCGGCACGCTCGGCCCGCGGCACCGTCCTGCTCGCCGGAGCGGCCGCCACCACCGGGCTGGCACTCATGGCGGCGGCCCCGCACGTCACCGTCTTCGCCGCCGGCATCGTGGTCGCCGGCGCCGGCGCGGGACTGGTCTCACCCGGCGTCGCCCAGCTCATCAGCGAGAGCGAGAGCGAAAACCCGGCCCGGGCCCAGACCTGGGCCAACACCGGCACCGGCCTCGGGCTCGCCGCATCGGCGTTCACCCCGCTCCTGGCCCTCGGCTGGCCCGTCGTCTGGGCCGCCTTCGCCGGCCTCGGCGCGGCCATGACGCTGCTCGCCTGGCGGACGCTGCCGCACACCACCCCCCAGCCGGCGACCGCCGGCAGCACGAACACCACGCCGCTCGTGCTCAACTCCGTCCTCATCGGCGTGACGAGCGCGCCCTACTGGACCTTCTCCGGCTCCCGACTCGCCGAAGCCGGACTGAGCCCGGTCGCCGCCACCTGGTGCTGGTTCGCGATCGGGGTGGCCGGGCTGCTCGGCGGGCTCGCCGGCCGGGTCGCCGACCGCGTCGGGCTCCGGGCCGCCAACCTCGCCACCTGGACGCTCGCCGCGGCCGGTCTCGCCCTCCTGGGCGTCCCGGGCCTCGGGCCGAAGAGCGCACTGATCTCGAGCGCGCTCTTCGGCAGCACGTACATGGCGCTGACCGGACTGTGCATCGTCTGGGCGGCCCGCGTGTCCCCCGCGCGGCCCGCCCGCGGCGTCACCTGGTCCTTCGTCGGCCTCGGCGCCGGGCAGACCGCCGCCGCCCCGCTGGCCGGGGCCGCGGCCGGCGCCTTCGGACTGGGACCGGTTTTCATACTGACCGGTCTGGTCGCACTGCTCGCGTGGACTCCCTGGGTCAAGCCAGCCGGGCTGGCAGCCCCGCGGCCGTGA